A genome region from Penaeus chinensis breed Huanghai No. 1 chromosome 15, ASM1920278v2, whole genome shotgun sequence includes the following:
- the LOC125032929 gene encoding ribonuclease P protein subunit p25-like protein, whose translation MENYSKGENIEHELVFKVPGCLEQTSHVKVTPSAKIRDTITIALDKLKTETQLLFVGSGPAAGKAVSCAEITKKRMKNLHQITHLCYRIVQEYWDPKSDGLDRLCVTREIPTVAILLSKEPLDSSVPGYQAPGSAGDEFWKHDSQAKRRRNFNNTKDQKNRPQGKQGSASSYPRENHRNHRRNDNGDKQTGKTAQGEQNKKTHES comes from the exons aTGGAAAACTACAGTAAAGGAGAGAATATTGAGCATGAGTTGGTCTTCAAGGTTCCAGGTTGCTTAGAGCAGACGTCCCATGTGAAAGTGACCCCAAGCGCGAAGATAAGGGACACTATTACCATTGCTCTTGATAA GTTAAAAACAGAAACACAGCTGCTCTTTGTTGGTTCTGGGCCAGCTGCAGGTAAAGCTGTGTCCTGCGCAGAGATCACCAAGAAACGTATGAAAAATCTTCACCAAATCACTCATCTCTGTTATAGAAT AGTACAAGAATACTGGGATCCTAAATCGGATGGATTAGACCGTCTCTGTGTAACCAGAGAGATCCCAACAGTTGCAATACTCCTTTCCAAAGAACCTCTCGACAGTTCAGTTCCAGG aTACCAAGCTCCAGGCTCTGCAGGAGATGAGTTTTGGAAACACGACTCCcaagcgaaaaggaggaggaattttAATAACACAAAAGACCAGAAGAACCGACCCCAAGGGAAGCAGGGTAGCGCATCATCATATCCACGAGAAAACCACAGAAATCACAGACGTAATGACAACGGGGACAAGCAAACAGGAAAGACAGCACAAGGAGAACAGAACAAGAAGACGCATGAGAGCTGA